The Salmonella enterica subsp. houtenae serovar Houten genome has a segment encoding these proteins:
- the nrdG gene encoding anaerobic ribonucleoside-triphosphate reductase activating protein: MRFHQYYPVDIVNGPGTRCTLFVSGCVHECPGCYNKSTWRLNSGQPFTKEMEDKIIADLNDTRIHRQGISLSGGDPLHPQNVPDILALVQRIRAECPGKDIWVWTGYKLDELSAAQRQVVNLINVLVDGKFVQDLKDPALIWRGSSNQVVHHLR, from the coding sequence ATGAGATTTCACCAATATTACCCCGTCGATATCGTTAACGGCCCCGGCACCCGCTGCACCCTGTTTGTGTCAGGATGCGTGCATGAATGCCCTGGCTGCTATAACAAAAGCACCTGGCGGCTCAATTCCGGCCAGCCGTTTACCAAAGAAATGGAAGATAAGATCATTGCCGATCTGAACGACACGCGCATTCACCGTCAGGGGATCTCGCTGTCGGGCGGCGATCCGCTGCATCCGCAAAACGTACCGGATATCCTGGCGCTGGTACAACGTATTCGCGCCGAGTGCCCCGGAAAGGATATCTGGGTATGGACTGGCTATAAGCTTGATGAACTCAGCGCCGCGCAGAGGCAGGTGGTCAATCTTATCAACGTGCTGGTGGACGGTAAATTTGTCCAGGATCTGAAAGATCCTGCGCTTATCTGGCGCGGCAGCAGCAACCAGGTGGTGCATCACCTGCGGTAA
- a CDS encoding Virulence-associated protein vagC: MRTVSVFKNGNNRAIRLPRDLDFEGVNELEIFREGDTIILRPARPSWGSFRHEEKVNPDFLTEREDIVSDEGRFEL; encoded by the coding sequence ATGCGAACCGTATCTGTATTTAAAAATGGCAATAACCGCGCGATCCGTCTTCCACGCGATCTGGATTTTGAGGGCGTCAACGAGCTTGAAATCTTCCGCGAAGGTGACACGATTATCCTACGCCCAGCCCGCCCCTCCTGGGGTTCGTTCCGCCATGAGGAAAAAGTTAACCCGGACTTTCTAACGGAACGCGAAGACATCGTCAGCGATGAGGGACGCTTTGAACTATGA